One genomic segment of Ostrinia nubilalis chromosome 20, ilOstNubi1.1, whole genome shotgun sequence includes these proteins:
- the LOC135081662 gene encoding uncharacterized protein LOC135081662 codes for MSSWSNDECLSFLEHYQMESCIWNPKDANHKDKKKQADAWIRLAQLTGRPVKEVKNKKEILMTTFRKHLKKKQESMRSGAGADEIYNPTWYAYEIMESFLLQVYTCNEGLNTETQSQQIEEITDQTEDDPLIRDRTSTATTPSRPPSRSPSIQAVNKRRRLASDSETAEKQMAVAFGQLTNVLSQKQNENRPPYKEDDCDLYAKLLAIKLRELPNDERKIMMYQIDGLFINRISQKSNERHTPYPQYYSRPSSIAGSYSRHTPSPQVIQSRPTSVNSVYSEPIHNTQSFFPSPYTETSHSVPNTTEHIPTPIPPAPSTYSTSTAPLSSIRIISDQILNPPPRDTNIINLALLNAFEDFESSK; via the exons atgagtAGCTGGTCAAATGACGAGTGTCTTTCCTTCCTCGAGCATTACCAGATGGAATCCTGCATCTGGAATCCGAAAGATGCAAATCACAAAGATAAGAAGAAACAAGCAGATGCATGGATTCGTCTCGCTCAACTTACCGGAAGGCCAGTGAaggaagtaaaaaataaaaaagagatATTGATGACTACTTTTCGCAAGCACTTAAAAAAGAAACAGGAATCTATGCGTTCTGGCGCAG GTGCCGATGAAATATACAATCCCACTTGGTATGCCTACGAAATCATGGAGTCATTCTTACTGCAAGTATATACTTGTAATGAAGGGTTAAACACCGAAACT CAATCACAACAAATAGAAGAAATTACAGATCAGACAGAGGATGATCCTCTGATAAGAGACCGCACCAGTACGGCTACCACACCATCCAGACCACCATCTAGATCACCATCCATACAGGCAGTTAATAAACGTCGCCGCCTTGCTTCTGATTCTGAAACGGCTGAAAAGCAAATGGCCGTGGCTTTTGGTCAATTAACGAATGTTTTAAGTCAAAAACAGAATGAAAATAGACCTCCTTACAAAGAAGATGATTGCGATCTATATGCTAAATTATTGGCTATAAAGCTACGTGAACTGCCAAATGATGAACGAAAAATTATGATGTACCAAATAGATGGGTTGTTTATAAACAGAATCAGTCAAAAATCAAATGAGCGTCATACACCATACCCTCAATATTATTCTCGACCTTCCTCAATTGCTGGTTCATATTCACGCCATACACCATCTCCTCAAGTCATTCAGAGTCGGCCAACATCAGTTAATAGCGTTTATTCTGAACCTATACATAACACTCAAAGTTTTTTTCCCTCTCCATACACAGAAACCTCTCATTCAGTGCCAAACACAACAGAACATATACCAACTCCAATACCTCCAGCTCCATCTACATATTCTACATCAACAGCACCCCTGTCATCTATTCGTATAATATCGGACCAAATCCTCAACCCACCCCCGCGAGACACCAACATTATAAACTTAGCTTTATTGAATGCTTTCGAAGATTTTGAGTCgtcaaaataa